GGAGTTCTTCAAAAACTTTGACGGAAAGGTTACGCACGTCTTCAACGGTATAGACTGCTCCTTCTGGAACGAGGAGCTCATGGAGACGAAGGACCTCCCGAGGGAGGAAAGGCGGAGGCTCGTTCTGGAGCGCTTCGGCCTCAGGGACGGAACGACCTTCATGTTCATAGGCCGTTTCGACAGGTCCCAGAAGGGGGTTGACACGCTCCTTCATGCGATAGAAATCCTCTCCTCGGACCCGATCTTCGAGGGGATGAGGTTCCTGATAATCGGAAAGGGGGATCCGGAGCTGGAAAAACTTGCCAGAGCCCTTCAGAATCGCTTCCCGGAGAACGTGAGGGTTATCACGGAACTCCTGAGCAGGGAGACCGTCAGGGAGCTCTATGGTTCGGTCGATTTCGTGGTGATTCCCTCCCACTTCGAGCCCTTCGGTCTGGTACAGCTCGAGGCCATGTGCCTCGGGGCGATACCCCTGGGCAGTTCCGTGGGGGGCATAAAGGACACCATCGTGGACCTTAACCTCGACCCTGAGAACGCAACCGGACTGCTGGTCCCCCCGGGGGATGCGCTTGCACTCGCGAGGGCAATGGTAGAAGCGGCTGGCCTTGACGGGGAAACGCTGGAAAGACTCAGGAAAAACGGGAGGAAACGGGGAAGAGAGGAGTTCACGTGGGAGAAGGCCTGCAGGAGGTATCTGAAGGTCTACGAGGGTGCCGTTGACAGGGCGGTTCCCTTCCTACGTTAATCCCAGCCGTATTCGGACAGGAACTTCTTTTTCAACCTTTTTATCGTTCCGGAAACTCCAAGGGTTCTGAAGATGGCCCGCGAGCCATTTATCTCCGTAACCATGGTAAGGGCAAAGCGGAGCTCTTCAACGTGCCTTCTATCGACCCTGACGATACCCGTCTGGCTCTTTTTATCGAACTTTATGAACCACGGTTTGGCCCTTGCGGAGCCGAGAAAACCGAGGGCCAGCAGGCTCGCGTCCCATATTGCCTTTTTTATCTCATCCCCGCTGAAGGGCCTCTCCCCGATCACCTGAAAGGCTATGTACCGGTGCTTATCCCTCAGGGTGGGCGGCAGGTACTTCGGCTTCTCTCCCATAGGCATCACACAACTCTGTCCGCCAACCTTTTTAAGTCCTCCCACCCCTCCGGGACCGGAGGTGCGTTGATGGTAAGCGAGACGCCTTACGTTTCCTACGTCGTTGGAGAGCTCCCCGAGGGCTGCAGGCTGTGCGTTAGGGGAGAGAAGCTCGTCCTCTTCACGACTGGAGTCTGTCCGAGGAACTGCTTCTACTGCCCTCTGAGCGAGAAGAGGCGGGGAGATGTCGTGTATGCCAACGAGAGGCCCGTGAAAAATCCTCAGGATGCCATAGTCGAAGCGAGACTCCAGAACGCCAGGGGAGCCGGCGTTACGGGTGGCGATCCTCTGGCGAGACTCGAGAGAACCGTTGAGTACATCCGCATCCTGAAGGAGGCCTTTGGAGAGGGCTTTCACGTCCACCTCTACACAACGGGAGCCCTTGCAACGATCCGGAACCTCGAAAGACTCTACGATGCCGGGCTGGACGAGATACGCTTTCATCCCGATCTCTTCAACCCCGGCTCGAAACTGTTCGAGCTGGAGATAAGGAACATCCGGAATGCCTTCGAGTTCGACTGGGACGTCGGCGGGGAGATTCCGGCCGTACCGGGTCAGCTCGAGAGGATGAAGTGGTACGCCGGGTTCCTCGACGGCCTCGGGGCGAAGTTCCTGAACGTGAACGAGCTCGAGTTCAGCGAAACGAACCTCAGGGCCATCCTCAATTGGGGATACTCCCCGGTGAGCGACGAGAGTGCCGCCATAAGGGGCTCCCTTGAAGAGGGTCTGAGGCTCCTCGAGTGGGGCGAGGTTAACACCTCCCTGAGCTACCACCTCTGCACGGCGAAGCTTAAAGATGCTGTCCAGCTCAGGAACAGGCTCAGGAGAATGGCCAGAAACGTGGCCAGACCTTACATGGAGGTAACCGAAGACGGAACGCTCCGCTTTGGAATAGCCGAATACGAGGATCTGGACGGTCTTTACACCCTGCTCGTTGAGGAAGCTGGGGTTCCGGCCGAGTGGCTCCACGTTAACCGGGAGAAGGGCAGGATAGAGATGCCCGAGGAGGTTGCCGTGGAGCTCGCGGAGGCCATCGAGGGTGACGTAAGGTTCTTCATAATCGAGGAGTACCCAACGTGGGACAGAATGGAGGTGGAGAGAACTCCCCTTCCATGATGCTCCCGGGATAAAATCCGGGGATAAAAAAGGAGAAAGGATCACTCCTGAACCTTTTCGATGCCTATCCTGGCATTAACTTCCGGCCATTCCACGACGTAGCCCCGGGCTTTCCCGAAGGTTAGCTCAACGGCCCTCGTTTCTCCCATTATGTAATCGAGGTTTTCCTCGAGCAGTTCCCGGTTCTCCTCGCTCGTCTCTATGGTCACCGCTATCCTGTCGTTCACGTCGAGGTCGAGTCTCTTGCGCATCTCCTGAATCCTCCTGACGAACTCCCTCGCAAGGCCCTCGGCGAGGAGCTCCCTCGTAAGGGTTCTGTCCACGAATACCCTTCCGCCCTCGAAGTCTTCCGCGACGAGGAAATCGGGCAGTTTCTCCTCCACGTTCAGGTGCTCCCTCGTAAGGCGGAAGGTTTTTCCTCCAACGGTTACTTCCATCTCGCCCTTCTCGTAGAGCTCCTCCCCGTGCTCCTCTATCCATCCGGTTACGAGTCTGGAGTCCCCCCTGAACTCGGGTCCTATCTTTGCGAAGTTCGGCTTTATGATCCTCTCCAGCTTCACCTTCCCGACGGTCACTTCCTTGGCGTTTAGCTGCTCCCTTAGGATACCGTTGAGCCTCTCAACTGCCCTCTCAACCGTTTCGTCCTCCGTCTCAATCGTTATCCTCCTGACGGGGTAGCGGAGCTTTATCCCCGCCCTCTGTCTGGCGCTTGAACCGGCTTCAACGATCTTCCTGACAGCCTCCATCTCGCGCTCCAGCTCTTCGTCCATCGAGTTCTCATCGATTTCCGGCCAGTCAAGCATGTGGACGCTCTCAACGCCGAGGAAGGGCCTCAGCATGTTCTGGTATATCTCCTCCGTTATGTAGGGGGTGAAGGGGGCCATCAGCCTCATAAGAACGTCGAAGACCTTCCAGAGGGTCATGTAGGCCGCGAGCTTGTCCGGATCGTCGCCCTCAACCCACATGCGTTTCCTTATGAGCCTGACGTACCACCTGCTCAGGTCCTCGACGACGAAGTTGTATATCGCCCTCGTGGCTTTCGTGAGCCTGAAGGTTTCCACGCCCTCCGTGACCTCCTCGATGAGCCTGTTGACCCTGCTCAGTATCCACCTGTCCTCCTCCCTGAGGGGGAGCTCTCCCTTTATCTCCGAGGGATTGAAGCCGTCGAGACTCATGTAGGTCGAGCCGAGGATGTAAACGTTCCACAGTATGTTGAGCATCCTCTTGACCTGCTCCAGACCCTTCCAGCTGAACCTGAGGTTCTCCCACGGGTTCGTGGCCCAGAGCATGTAGAACCTGAAGGGGTCCCTTCCTTCCTTCTGGATGACCTCCTCGGGCCTTATGATGTTCCCGAGGCTCTTGCTCATCTTGTCTCCCTTCTCGTCCAGAACGTAGCCGTGCATTGCGACGTTCCTGTAGGGAACGGTATCGAAGGCTATAACTGAAGCAGCCTGCTGGGAGTAGAACCACTTGGTAACCTGATCCTCGCCTTCGACGATGAAATCGGCCGGCCAGAGTTCCCTGAATTCCTCCTCCGTCCTCGGGTAGTTTAGGGAAGCCCAGCTGG
The window above is part of the Thermococcus sp. P6 genome. Proteins encoded here:
- a CDS encoding glycogen synthase, whose protein sequence is MKILIIGFEYLPVKVGGLAEAITSIATGLRKLGNEVVVFTPDHGRGLGEVVGSFNVSAFGESIGITVRKRVEQGVTVYSLGGGLLSEPDVYGPNWEALLRKTVLFGKASVGLMNELIGEFKPDVIHAHDWHVVFALGLLKKYFGIRSIFTVHRLNRARISSEYFREANLGELAPYPELDPEHTAGYVADAVTTVSRSYLWEEWEFFKNFDGKVTHVFNGIDCSFWNEELMETKDLPREERRRLVLERFGLRDGTTFMFIGRFDRSQKGVDTLLHAIEILSSDPIFEGMRFLIIGKGDPELEKLARALQNRFPENVRVITELLSRETVRELYGSVDFVVIPSHFEPFGLVQLEAMCLGAIPLGSSVGGIKDTIVDLNLDPENATGLLVPPGDALALARAMVEAAGLDGETLERLRKNGRKRGREEFTWEKACRRYLKVYEGAVDRAVPFLR
- a CDS encoding ribonuclease P protein component 2 translates to MGEKPKYLPPTLRDKHRYIAFQVIGERPFSGDEIKKAIWDASLLALGFLGSARAKPWFIKFDKKSQTGIVRVDRRHVEELRFALTMVTEINGSRAIFRTLGVSGTIKRLKKKFLSEYGWD
- a CDS encoding radical SAM protein is translated as MVSETPYVSYVVGELPEGCRLCVRGEKLVLFTTGVCPRNCFYCPLSEKRRGDVVYANERPVKNPQDAIVEARLQNARGAGVTGGDPLARLERTVEYIRILKEAFGEGFHVHLYTTGALATIRNLERLYDAGLDEIRFHPDLFNPGSKLFELEIRNIRNAFEFDWDVGGEIPAVPGQLERMKWYAGFLDGLGAKFLNVNELEFSETNLRAILNWGYSPVSDESAAIRGSLEEGLRLLEWGEVNTSLSYHLCTAKLKDAVQLRNRLRRMARNVARPYMEVTEDGTLRFGIAEYEDLDGLYTLLVEEAGVPAEWLHVNREKGRIEMPEEVAVELAEAIEGDVRFFIIEEYPTWDRMEVERTPLP